The following are encoded in a window of Megalopta genalis isolate 19385.01 chromosome 6, iyMegGena1_principal, whole genome shotgun sequence genomic DNA:
- the LOC117218876 gene encoding uncharacterized protein LOC117218876 isoform X1: MAWFGDGLPSLSNLKGQISNFTKEVLSEGIVDEIDERTRALNEANQRCVELQELLKTKDTEISLLRRQNCELQKTVIELNAKQKDSNGSHQDDDDEAFFWDPVSTKNRNSKNQNRQLQEQLAQAAMRIRELETKLETKLETELKRVQVVTNSSLKDDLSDGYQTGEFLRAKQDMVNRIIQMEEKNREAERNTKRAQPDETALTNDLRAVLSKLNSLEKQDLVRSALRALETENQQKRNETGRQEKSVFEEKHSKPDNNFDQNELAGSTTRSGCDAVPSNKETEFQKKIDELQEENQRLFASVEELDQQHEESIQKLLSLKEEIEKKHQRLQNAYEQLYVDYNQAQDKVVQLENTLTGGETTKRVRVETVTRFCQTVRAENTATGETTVRENCRENESTIEELAAKVKEILKNAALEPEPDASIFETVARQYVDAKWKKDMLEKRLTELNRELKDVAETKESLQIECDEMQTHIDTLMLEIQDLKLNLPSIPEASEERVASLESETESLHEQLEQLRAENEALRKESSRGPASAITLAKTKKSTGWRLEDIPECVEETDGSFENLNRRLLAALDENSELKEKIEHLECLGKETRDQLTATLNKCKDFQENAAYVEELKLDLERVERELGESARNRKHLEDSLSVLVEAKQQMERDNEELSRKNDRLEIEISKWREQVALEKQDDDLREQLDSVTCERDHFERDILNTRKELDEALNQIRLKESQIARLSQEYESSTKEKNSLFEQISAIQDESNDKIDLVNTEKSLLEQEQQELAAAVANREMELSEIVKRLRETEEKYVWLENELCSLRRKAGELESENERLRNERDKRKREEESKRMSESAVENDLQATVRRLTEDNESSRILNEDLRARCKQFEEETASLQARINELSNRVDNEGEERERVSMVLKGMAQENEILRNKNESLMAEIAEARRELHGIEVRAESADMAKQTIENLSHLVSEKDEELNILKTSMDLARNSSEVGWDHVAAVTKERDELVSLLTAKHNESLQYYDEIRRLTHLMNEHVAQIQSLTAERDESSSQLVAMKLELERITSQMREIEQRLRNAEASDTGGTCGIVDHTRLLAETAVLNEKCNALEAALIQEQSSHRIMQHQLIESQNKEANAEKELERLRTHLVEIQSTYTEEALIVEEARQELEAKLQQAEEKMKNSSTAYTSANIRANQQVETLQQQMALIVQQRDDIQNKLSSAEDKILSQSASLTNLQIVLEQFQRDKEKDIRAATERLRAKLNESHRRQEELANDIINIREQLTEAKEGVQAASRLSEQLDKKTERIQQLSEEVDRLTNLVTTADQRIEEARQSGEGKVNKSLIKNILLGYLTAPTADKPSVLKVFSTILDFNEAERDRAGLLNTTAQNGWFWRLNSGSHISNKDQEASLTAAFVRFLESESIPKPQLPALPIQTSSLQKPGHSRQHSTSSTQSTLLLSNVNLPTFPDFVPARNTGSILKEVLKDN; the protein is encoded by the exons AACGGCAGCCACCAAGATGACGACGACGAAGCATTCTTCTGGGATCCGGTGTCCACCAAGAACCGTAATTCGAAAAACCAGAATCGGCAGCTGCAAGAACAACTGGCGCAAGCCGCCATGAGGATACGCGAGCTGGAGACCAAATTGGAGACTAAATTGGAGACCGAATTGAAACGCGTTCAAGTG GTGACCAATTCCTCTCTGAAAGACGATCTCTCCGACGGATATCAGACAGGAGAATTTCTGCGAGCCAAGCAGGACATGGTGAACCGTATTATACAAATGGAGGAAAAG AACCGAGAGGCAGAGAGGAACACGAAACGCGCACAGCCGGACGAAACGGCGTTGACCAACGATTTGCGCGCGGTGCTGTCGAAATTGAACTCCCTCGAGAAGCAGGATCTCGTGCGGTCCGCGTTGAGAGCGTTGGAGACCGAGAATCAGCAAAAGCGCAACGAGACCGGCAGGCAGGAAAAGTCCGTTTTCGAGGAGAAACATTCCAAGCCCGACAACAATTTCGACCAAAACGAGCTCGCCGGTTCGACCACGAGGTCCGGGTGCGACGCCGTCCCGAGTAACAAAGAAACGGAGTTCCAGAAGAAGATCGACGAGCTACAAGAAGAGAACCAGAGGCTGTTCGCGAGCGTCGAGGAGCTGGATCAGCAGCACGAGGAATCGATTC AAAAGCTGCTGTCCCTCAAGGAGGAAATCGAGAAGAAGCACCAACGCCTTCAAAATGCTTACGAGCAGCTCTACGTGGATTACAACCAGGCCCAGGACAAGGTTGTCCAGCTGGAGAACACGTTGACCGGCGGCGAAACGACGAAACGTGTCCGAGTCGAAACGGTCACACGTTTCTGCCAAACTGTTCGCGCGGAAAACACGGCCACGGGAGAGACAACCGTTCGGGAGAACTGCCGAGAAAACGAGTCGACGATCGAGGAACTCGCCGCCAAGGTGAAAGAGATCTTAAAGAACGCGGCGCTGGAGCCGGAGCCGGACGCGTCGATCTTCGAGACCGTCGCCAGGCAATACGTCGACGCGAAATGGAAGAAGGATATGTTGGAGAAGAGGCTGACGGAATTGAACCGGGAGCTGAAGGACGTCGCCGAGACGAAGGAAAGCCTGCAGATCGAGTGCGACGAGATGCAGACGCACATAGACACGCTGATGCTGGAGATCcaggatttgaagttgaatctgcCGTCCATACCGGAGGCCAGCGAGGAACGCGTCGCCTCGTTGGAATCGGAAACCGAGTCTCTGCACGAGCAGCTCGAGCAGCTTCGGGCGGAGAACGAGGCGCTGCGAAAGGAGAGTAGTCGCGGGCCCGCATCCGCGATCACGCTGGCTAAAACGAAAAAATCGACGGGCTGGCGACTCGAGGACATTCCTGAATGCGTCGAAGAGACCGACGGCTCGTTCGAGAATCTGAATCGCAGGCTGCTCGCCGCTTTGGACGAGAACAGCGAACTTAAGGAGAAGATCGAGCATCTGGAGTGCTTGGGCAAGGAGACGCGGGACCAGCTTACCGCGACCTTGAACAAATGCAAAGACTTCCAGGAGAACGCCGCGTACGTCGAGGAACTGAAGCTCGACCTGGAGCGGGTTGAACGCGAGCTGGGCGAGTCTGCTCGGAATAGGAAGCACCTGGAGGATAGTTTGTCGGTTCTGGTCGAAGCCAAACAGCAAATGGAGAGGGATAACGAGGAGTTGTCGCGTAAGAACGATCGGCTGGAAATCGAGATCTCGAAGTGGCGGGAGCAAGTGGCGCTGGAGAAGCAGGACGATGATCTTCGAGAACAACTGGACAGTGTTACCTGCGAGAGGGACCATTTCGAGCGCGATATCCTGAATACGAGGAAAGAATTGGACGAAGCGTTGAACCAGATACGTCTGAAGGAAAGCCAGATCGCGAGGCTGAGCCAAGAGTACGAGAGCTCGACGAAGGAAAAAAACTCCCTTTTCGAGCAGATCTCGGCCATTCAGGACGAATCGAACGATAAGATCGACTTGGTGAACACGGAGAAATCGTTGCTCGAGCAGGAGCAGCAAGAACTGGCGGCAGCTGTGGCAAACAGGGAGATGGAATTGAGCGAGATCGTGAAACGGTTGCGAGAAACCGAGGAAAAGTACGTCTGGTTGGAGAACGAGCTTTGCTCGTTGCGTAGAAAAGCCGGGGAACTGGAATcggagaacgaacgacttcGAAACGAACGCGACAAACGAAAGCGGGAAGAAGAGTCGAAACGGATGTCCGAGTCGGCTGTTGAGAACGATTTGCAGGCGACCGTCCGGAGGCTGACCGAAGACAACGAAAGCTCGAGGATCCTGAACGAAGATCTTCGGGCCAGATGTAAACAGTTCGAAGAGGAGACCGCGAGTCTGCAGGCGCGGATCAACGAGCTGTCGAATCGTGTCGACAAcgagggagaagagagagagcgagtgtcGATGGTTCTGAAGGGAATGGCGCAGGAAAACGAGATCCTGAGGAACAAGAACGAGAGCTTGATGGCTGAAATTGCGGAAGCGCGGAGGGAACTCCATGGGATCGAGGTCAGGGCGGAGTCGGCCGACATGGCGAAGCAGACGATCGAGAACTTGTCCCATTTGGTCAGCGAGAAGGACGAGGAGCTGAATATATTGAAGACGTCGATGGATCTTGCTAGGAACAGCTCGGAAGTGGGATGGGACCATGTCGCGGCCGTGACGAAGGAAAGGGACGAGCTGGTGAGCCTTCTTACCGCGAAGCACAACGAAAGCTTGCAGTATTACGACGAGATTCGACGACTGACGCATCTGATGAACGAGCACGTGGCGCAGATACAGAGCTTGACCGCGGAAAGGGACGAATCTTCGAGCCAGCTGGTCGCGATGAAGCTGGAACTGGAACGGATCACGAGCCAGATGCGCGAGATTGAACAGCGTCTGAGGAACGCCGAGGCATCGGACACCGGCGGAACCTGCGGGATCGTCGATCATACCAGACTTCTGGCAGAGACCGCGGTTCTCAACGAGAAGTGCAACGCGCTGGAAGCCGCCTTGATTCAGGAGCAATCCAGTCACCGGATAATGCAGCATCAGCTGATCGAGAGTCAGAACAAAGAGGCGAACGCGGAGAAGGAATTGGAAAGGTTGCGAACGCACTTGGTGGAAATCCAGTCCACTTACACGGAAGAAGCTCTGATCGTGGAGGAAGCGAGGCAAGAATTGGAGGCGAAGCTGCAGCAAGCCGAGGAGAAAATGAAAAATAGTTCGACCGCGTACACGTCCGCTAACATCAGGGCGAATCAACAAGTGGAAACGTTGCAGCAGCAAATGGCGCTGATCGTTCAGCAAAGGGACGACATACAAAATAAATTGTCCAGCGCGGAAGATAAAATCTTGTCGCAGTCCGCGTCTTTGACCAACTTGCAAATCGTCTTGGAACAATTCCAACGAG ATAAAGAAAAAGACATTCGAGCAGCTACTGAGAGGCTTCGAGCGAAACTGAACGAATCGCATAGAAGACAAGAAGAATTAGCCAACGATATTATCAATATCAGG GAACAATTAACCGAAGCTAAAGAAGGCGTACAAGCAGCGTCCAGACTTAGCGAGCAGCTCGACAAAAAAACAGAACGTATCCAACAGCTGAGCGAAGAAG TGGACCGATTAACCAATCTTGTAACCACTGCCGACCAAAGGATAGAGGAAGCACGACAAAGCGGGGAGGGAAAAGTTAACAA GTCTCTCATTAAAAATATTCTCTTGGGCTATCTCACCGCACCGACGGCAGACAAACCATCGGTACTCAAAGTATTTTCTACGATTTTGGATTTCAACGAGGCAGAAAGGGATAGAGCTGGTTTGCTCAACACGACCGCTCAAAACGGTTGGTTTTGGCGTTTAAATAGCGGTTCTCATATCTCGAACAAG GATCAAGAAGCATCCTTGACGGCGGCATTCGTGAGATTTTTGGAAAGCGAATCGATACCGAAGCCGCAATTACCTGCGCTGCCTATACAAACATcg TCCTTGCAAAAACCTGGCCACAGCAGACAGCATTCTACATCGTCGACGCAATCCACGTTGTTGCTCTCCAATGTAAATCTTCCAACATTCCCGGACTTTGTGCCAGCCAGAAATACAGGTTCTATCTTAAAAGAAGTGCTGAAGGACAACTGA
- the LOC117218876 gene encoding uncharacterized protein LOC117218876 isoform X2, which yields MRFESFSFAPFKDFSPVTNVDPYRYELQNGSHQDDDDEAFFWDPVSTKNRNSKNQNRQLQEQLAQAAMRIRELETKLETKLETELKRVQVVTNSSLKDDLSDGYQTGEFLRAKQDMVNRIIQMEEKNREAERNTKRAQPDETALTNDLRAVLSKLNSLEKQDLVRSALRALETENQQKRNETGRQEKSVFEEKHSKPDNNFDQNELAGSTTRSGCDAVPSNKETEFQKKIDELQEENQRLFASVEELDQQHEESIQKLLSLKEEIEKKHQRLQNAYEQLYVDYNQAQDKVVQLENTLTGGETTKRVRVETVTRFCQTVRAENTATGETTVRENCRENESTIEELAAKVKEILKNAALEPEPDASIFETVARQYVDAKWKKDMLEKRLTELNRELKDVAETKESLQIECDEMQTHIDTLMLEIQDLKLNLPSIPEASEERVASLESETESLHEQLEQLRAENEALRKESSRGPASAITLAKTKKSTGWRLEDIPECVEETDGSFENLNRRLLAALDENSELKEKIEHLECLGKETRDQLTATLNKCKDFQENAAYVEELKLDLERVERELGESARNRKHLEDSLSVLVEAKQQMERDNEELSRKNDRLEIEISKWREQVALEKQDDDLREQLDSVTCERDHFERDILNTRKELDEALNQIRLKESQIARLSQEYESSTKEKNSLFEQISAIQDESNDKIDLVNTEKSLLEQEQQELAAAVANREMELSEIVKRLRETEEKYVWLENELCSLRRKAGELESENERLRNERDKRKREEESKRMSESAVENDLQATVRRLTEDNESSRILNEDLRARCKQFEEETASLQARINELSNRVDNEGEERERVSMVLKGMAQENEILRNKNESLMAEIAEARRELHGIEVRAESADMAKQTIENLSHLVSEKDEELNILKTSMDLARNSSEVGWDHVAAVTKERDELVSLLTAKHNESLQYYDEIRRLTHLMNEHVAQIQSLTAERDESSSQLVAMKLELERITSQMREIEQRLRNAEASDTGGTCGIVDHTRLLAETAVLNEKCNALEAALIQEQSSHRIMQHQLIESQNKEANAEKELERLRTHLVEIQSTYTEEALIVEEARQELEAKLQQAEEKMKNSSTAYTSANIRANQQVETLQQQMALIVQQRDDIQNKLSSAEDKILSQSASLTNLQIVLEQFQRDKEKDIRAATERLRAKLNESHRRQEELANDIINIREQLTEAKEGVQAASRLSEQLDKKTERIQQLSEEVDRLTNLVTTADQRIEEARQSGEGKVNKSLIKNILLGYLTAPTADKPSVLKVFSTILDFNEAERDRAGLLNTTAQNGWFWRLNSGSHISNKDQEASLTAAFVRFLESESIPKPQLPALPIQTSSLQKPGHSRQHSTSSTQSTLLLSNVNLPTFPDFVPARNTGSILKEVLKDN from the exons AACGGCAGCCACCAAGATGACGACGACGAAGCATTCTTCTGGGATCCGGTGTCCACCAAGAACCGTAATTCGAAAAACCAGAATCGGCAGCTGCAAGAACAACTGGCGCAAGCCGCCATGAGGATACGCGAGCTGGAGACCAAATTGGAGACTAAATTGGAGACCGAATTGAAACGCGTTCAAGTG GTGACCAATTCCTCTCTGAAAGACGATCTCTCCGACGGATATCAGACAGGAGAATTTCTGCGAGCCAAGCAGGACATGGTGAACCGTATTATACAAATGGAGGAAAAG AACCGAGAGGCAGAGAGGAACACGAAACGCGCACAGCCGGACGAAACGGCGTTGACCAACGATTTGCGCGCGGTGCTGTCGAAATTGAACTCCCTCGAGAAGCAGGATCTCGTGCGGTCCGCGTTGAGAGCGTTGGAGACCGAGAATCAGCAAAAGCGCAACGAGACCGGCAGGCAGGAAAAGTCCGTTTTCGAGGAGAAACATTCCAAGCCCGACAACAATTTCGACCAAAACGAGCTCGCCGGTTCGACCACGAGGTCCGGGTGCGACGCCGTCCCGAGTAACAAAGAAACGGAGTTCCAGAAGAAGATCGACGAGCTACAAGAAGAGAACCAGAGGCTGTTCGCGAGCGTCGAGGAGCTGGATCAGCAGCACGAGGAATCGATTC AAAAGCTGCTGTCCCTCAAGGAGGAAATCGAGAAGAAGCACCAACGCCTTCAAAATGCTTACGAGCAGCTCTACGTGGATTACAACCAGGCCCAGGACAAGGTTGTCCAGCTGGAGAACACGTTGACCGGCGGCGAAACGACGAAACGTGTCCGAGTCGAAACGGTCACACGTTTCTGCCAAACTGTTCGCGCGGAAAACACGGCCACGGGAGAGACAACCGTTCGGGAGAACTGCCGAGAAAACGAGTCGACGATCGAGGAACTCGCCGCCAAGGTGAAAGAGATCTTAAAGAACGCGGCGCTGGAGCCGGAGCCGGACGCGTCGATCTTCGAGACCGTCGCCAGGCAATACGTCGACGCGAAATGGAAGAAGGATATGTTGGAGAAGAGGCTGACGGAATTGAACCGGGAGCTGAAGGACGTCGCCGAGACGAAGGAAAGCCTGCAGATCGAGTGCGACGAGATGCAGACGCACATAGACACGCTGATGCTGGAGATCcaggatttgaagttgaatctgcCGTCCATACCGGAGGCCAGCGAGGAACGCGTCGCCTCGTTGGAATCGGAAACCGAGTCTCTGCACGAGCAGCTCGAGCAGCTTCGGGCGGAGAACGAGGCGCTGCGAAAGGAGAGTAGTCGCGGGCCCGCATCCGCGATCACGCTGGCTAAAACGAAAAAATCGACGGGCTGGCGACTCGAGGACATTCCTGAATGCGTCGAAGAGACCGACGGCTCGTTCGAGAATCTGAATCGCAGGCTGCTCGCCGCTTTGGACGAGAACAGCGAACTTAAGGAGAAGATCGAGCATCTGGAGTGCTTGGGCAAGGAGACGCGGGACCAGCTTACCGCGACCTTGAACAAATGCAAAGACTTCCAGGAGAACGCCGCGTACGTCGAGGAACTGAAGCTCGACCTGGAGCGGGTTGAACGCGAGCTGGGCGAGTCTGCTCGGAATAGGAAGCACCTGGAGGATAGTTTGTCGGTTCTGGTCGAAGCCAAACAGCAAATGGAGAGGGATAACGAGGAGTTGTCGCGTAAGAACGATCGGCTGGAAATCGAGATCTCGAAGTGGCGGGAGCAAGTGGCGCTGGAGAAGCAGGACGATGATCTTCGAGAACAACTGGACAGTGTTACCTGCGAGAGGGACCATTTCGAGCGCGATATCCTGAATACGAGGAAAGAATTGGACGAAGCGTTGAACCAGATACGTCTGAAGGAAAGCCAGATCGCGAGGCTGAGCCAAGAGTACGAGAGCTCGACGAAGGAAAAAAACTCCCTTTTCGAGCAGATCTCGGCCATTCAGGACGAATCGAACGATAAGATCGACTTGGTGAACACGGAGAAATCGTTGCTCGAGCAGGAGCAGCAAGAACTGGCGGCAGCTGTGGCAAACAGGGAGATGGAATTGAGCGAGATCGTGAAACGGTTGCGAGAAACCGAGGAAAAGTACGTCTGGTTGGAGAACGAGCTTTGCTCGTTGCGTAGAAAAGCCGGGGAACTGGAATcggagaacgaacgacttcGAAACGAACGCGACAAACGAAAGCGGGAAGAAGAGTCGAAACGGATGTCCGAGTCGGCTGTTGAGAACGATTTGCAGGCGACCGTCCGGAGGCTGACCGAAGACAACGAAAGCTCGAGGATCCTGAACGAAGATCTTCGGGCCAGATGTAAACAGTTCGAAGAGGAGACCGCGAGTCTGCAGGCGCGGATCAACGAGCTGTCGAATCGTGTCGACAAcgagggagaagagagagagcgagtgtcGATGGTTCTGAAGGGAATGGCGCAGGAAAACGAGATCCTGAGGAACAAGAACGAGAGCTTGATGGCTGAAATTGCGGAAGCGCGGAGGGAACTCCATGGGATCGAGGTCAGGGCGGAGTCGGCCGACATGGCGAAGCAGACGATCGAGAACTTGTCCCATTTGGTCAGCGAGAAGGACGAGGAGCTGAATATATTGAAGACGTCGATGGATCTTGCTAGGAACAGCTCGGAAGTGGGATGGGACCATGTCGCGGCCGTGACGAAGGAAAGGGACGAGCTGGTGAGCCTTCTTACCGCGAAGCACAACGAAAGCTTGCAGTATTACGACGAGATTCGACGACTGACGCATCTGATGAACGAGCACGTGGCGCAGATACAGAGCTTGACCGCGGAAAGGGACGAATCTTCGAGCCAGCTGGTCGCGATGAAGCTGGAACTGGAACGGATCACGAGCCAGATGCGCGAGATTGAACAGCGTCTGAGGAACGCCGAGGCATCGGACACCGGCGGAACCTGCGGGATCGTCGATCATACCAGACTTCTGGCAGAGACCGCGGTTCTCAACGAGAAGTGCAACGCGCTGGAAGCCGCCTTGATTCAGGAGCAATCCAGTCACCGGATAATGCAGCATCAGCTGATCGAGAGTCAGAACAAAGAGGCGAACGCGGAGAAGGAATTGGAAAGGTTGCGAACGCACTTGGTGGAAATCCAGTCCACTTACACGGAAGAAGCTCTGATCGTGGAGGAAGCGAGGCAAGAATTGGAGGCGAAGCTGCAGCAAGCCGAGGAGAAAATGAAAAATAGTTCGACCGCGTACACGTCCGCTAACATCAGGGCGAATCAACAAGTGGAAACGTTGCAGCAGCAAATGGCGCTGATCGTTCAGCAAAGGGACGACATACAAAATAAATTGTCCAGCGCGGAAGATAAAATCTTGTCGCAGTCCGCGTCTTTGACCAACTTGCAAATCGTCTTGGAACAATTCCAACGAG ATAAAGAAAAAGACATTCGAGCAGCTACTGAGAGGCTTCGAGCGAAACTGAACGAATCGCATAGAAGACAAGAAGAATTAGCCAACGATATTATCAATATCAGG GAACAATTAACCGAAGCTAAAGAAGGCGTACAAGCAGCGTCCAGACTTAGCGAGCAGCTCGACAAAAAAACAGAACGTATCCAACAGCTGAGCGAAGAAG TGGACCGATTAACCAATCTTGTAACCACTGCCGACCAAAGGATAGAGGAAGCACGACAAAGCGGGGAGGGAAAAGTTAACAA GTCTCTCATTAAAAATATTCTCTTGGGCTATCTCACCGCACCGACGGCAGACAAACCATCGGTACTCAAAGTATTTTCTACGATTTTGGATTTCAACGAGGCAGAAAGGGATAGAGCTGGTTTGCTCAACACGACCGCTCAAAACGGTTGGTTTTGGCGTTTAAATAGCGGTTCTCATATCTCGAACAAG GATCAAGAAGCATCCTTGACGGCGGCATTCGTGAGATTTTTGGAAAGCGAATCGATACCGAAGCCGCAATTACCTGCGCTGCCTATACAAACATcg TCCTTGCAAAAACCTGGCCACAGCAGACAGCATTCTACATCGTCGACGCAATCCACGTTGTTGCTCTCCAATGTAAATCTTCCAACATTCCCGGACTTTGTGCCAGCCAGAAATACAGGTTCTATCTTAAAAGAAGTGCTGAAGGACAACTGA